One genomic segment of Anaerotignum faecicola includes these proteins:
- a CDS encoding LCP family protein → MSRTRKHPKRRKPFNPVKTFFKVMLSIVMVFVVLAGGACFAYHKVTGEWPFGGDTIAKDADETSMLDALLGRNMKLNVAVFGVDADGTRTDVAFVVHYDSSQESLSLLSIPRDTRVDVCTDVEQLLGKRYGVMKFNAVHAIGGKEYGPQAAVLQLEDMLGIKIDHYVKVDFNALVEIVDAVGGVEVDVPRDMKWDMSDTGDIKIDLKKGLQTLDGNKALQLVRFRKGYANGDVGRIQVQQMFLKALATKVLSTESIVKNLGDYIKVMYKYVDTDVSLSDALKYANYITKIDMSKMTMETLPGVGQYISGVSYFIHDPAETTEVVDRLFYNVAPAGNTDSDSSNSKDLTIEVSNGGTVAGLAARFTELLKNEGYTVTEPTNYTGEKLSYTRILVKNEGVGQDLVSYFKDARVEVLPNAVGSADIRIVLGTNEQ, encoded by the coding sequence ATGAGCAGAACAAGAAAACACCCGAAAAGAAGAAAGCCATTCAATCCGGTGAAAACCTTTTTCAAGGTGATGCTTTCTATCGTAATGGTATTCGTGGTTTTGGCAGGCGGTGCCTGCTTCGCCTATCATAAGGTAACGGGAGAGTGGCCCTTTGGCGGTGACACGATTGCCAAGGATGCAGATGAAACCAGTATGCTGGATGCCCTTTTGGGCAGAAATATGAAGCTGAATGTGGCAGTGTTCGGCGTAGATGCGGACGGCACCAGAACGGACGTTGCCTTTGTTGTGCATTATGACAGCTCTCAGGAAAGCCTGAGCCTGCTTTCTATTCCGAGAGATACGCGTGTGGATGTCTGCACCGATGTAGAGCAGCTTCTGGGCAAAAGATACGGTGTCATGAAGTTTAACGCAGTGCATGCCATCGGCGGCAAGGAATATGGTCCGCAGGCGGCAGTGCTTCAGTTGGAGGATATGCTGGGGATTAAGATTGATCATTATGTAAAGGTTGATTTTAACGCACTGGTAGAAATCGTCGATGCCGTTGGCGGCGTTGAGGTAGATGTGCCGCGGGATATGAAATGGGACATGAGCGATACCGGCGATATCAAGATTGACCTGAAAAAAGGTCTGCAAACGCTGGATGGCAATAAGGCATTGCAGCTGGTTCGTTTCCGTAAGGGCTATGCCAACGGTGATGTCGGGCGTATTCAGGTGCAGCAGATGTTCTTAAAGGCGTTGGCAACAAAGGTGCTGAGTACGGAAAGCATTGTGAAAAACCTTGGGGACTATATCAAGGTGATGTATAAATATGTAGATACGGATGTAAGCCTTTCCGATGCACTGAAGTATGCAAACTATATCACCAAGATTGATATGAGCAAAATGACAATGGAAACCCTGCCCGGTGTCGGTCAGTATATCAGCGGTGTGTCCTACTTTATCCATGACCCTGCCGAAACGACAGAGGTGGTGGATCGCCTGTTCTATAATGTAGCCCCTGCCGGCAATACAGATAGCGACAGCAGCAACAGCAAGGATCTGACCATTGAGGTTTCCAACGGCGGCACGGTAGCAGGTCTGGCAGCACGGTTCACGGAGCTTTTGAAGAACGAAGGCTATACTGTGACAGAGCCGACGAACTATACCGGCGAAAAGCTCAGCTATACCCGTATTCTGGTAAAGAATGAGGGCGTTGGGCAGGATTTGGTCAGCTATTTTAAGGATGCCAGAGTGGAGGTTCTGCCGAATGCAGTCGGCAGTGCAGATATCCGCATTGTCCTTGGCACCAATGAGCAGTAA
- a CDS encoding sodium-dependent transporter, producing MSTSAENRGQFGSKLGFILSAAGSAVGLGNIWKFPGKAYFCGGGAFLIIYLIIVALVGTTVMMAEFTVGRKTHKNAVGAMRELNAKWSWVGGLGVLTGFIILCYYCQVGGWAMKYIVAYIVDVKTIWADPTAYFLNNLLGADGTFPLQGAVIFPFIFLFLTAYIISHGTAGIEKMSKLLMPLLFIMLIALMIRSCTLPGADDGLKYMLNVDFSTINGVAILTALGQAFFSLSLGMGVMMTYASYLSNEDNLISNTAIVCTLDTLVALFAGFMIIPAVFATGIAPGMGGGFGFATLAGVFMAIPGGQLIGTVFYFLLFFAAITSSTSILEGTIAFLVEEKGFERKKALLGASIVIFIIGVMYTLSQAYMNLKGIWISGDGISYPIFGDFLEYLTDRLLLPLGAFFTTVFVGWIWGTDNSVEEATSYGKFKFTLAPVYKFIVKILDPIAIGAIIIAGLVFGMSIS from the coding sequence ATGTCTACATCAGCTGAAAATCGTGGTCAATTTGGTTCGAAGCTAGGCTTCATCCTATCTGCAGCAGGCTCTGCTGTAGGTCTGGGCAACATCTGGAAATTCCCCGGTAAGGCTTATTTCTGCGGCGGTGGTGCCTTCTTGATTATCTATCTGATTATCGTTGCTCTGGTTGGTACAACCGTTATGATGGCAGAATTTACGGTTGGACGTAAAACACACAAAAATGCAGTTGGCGCTATGCGTGAATTAAACGCAAAATGGTCCTGGGTTGGCGGCCTTGGCGTTCTGACAGGCTTCATCATCCTTTGCTACTACTGTCAGGTTGGCGGCTGGGCGATGAAATATATCGTTGCCTACATAGTAGATGTAAAAACCATCTGGGCTGACCCTACAGCTTACTTCCTGAATAATCTGCTGGGCGCAGACGGCACATTCCCTTTGCAGGGCGCTGTCATCTTCCCCTTCATCTTCTTGTTCTTAACGGCATATATCATCAGCCACGGCACAGCCGGTATCGAAAAGATGTCTAAGCTTCTGATGCCCCTGCTGTTCATCATGCTGATCGCTCTGATGATTCGTTCCTGTACCCTTCCCGGTGCAGATGATGGTCTGAAATACATGCTGAATGTTGATTTCTCCACTATCAACGGCGTTGCAATCCTGACCGCTCTGGGGCAGGCATTCTTCTCCCTCTCCCTTGGCATGGGCGTTATGATGACATACGCTTCCTACCTCTCCAATGAAGATAACCTGATTTCCAACACGGCTATCGTTTGTACATTGGACACTCTGGTTGCTCTGTTTGCAGGCTTCATGATTATCCCCGCTGTATTTGCGACAGGTATTGCTCCCGGTATGGGCGGCGGCTTTGGGTTTGCTACACTGGCAGGCGTATTCATGGCTATTCCCGGCGGCCAGCTGATTGGTACCGTATTCTATTTCCTGCTGTTCTTCGCTGCAATCACTTCTTCCACCTCCATTCTGGAAGGTACGATTGCTTTCCTGGTAGAAGAAAAGGGATTCGAACGAAAGAAAGCACTGCTCGGTGCATCCATCGTTATCTTTATCATTGGTGTTATGTATACACTTTCTCAGGCATACATGAACCTGAAGGGTATCTGGATCTCCGGCGACGGTATCAGCTATCCTATCTTTGGTGACTTCCTGGAATACCTGACAGACAGACTGCTGCTGCCTCTGGGTGCATTCTTTACAACTGTATTCGTTGGCTGGATTTGGGGTACAGACAATTCCGTAGAGGAAGCTACCTCCTATGGCAAGTTCAAATTCACCCTTGCACCTGTATACAAATTCATCGTTAAAATCCTTGACCCTATCGCAATCGGTGCTATCATCATTGCAGGTCTTGTATTCGGTATGTCTATTTCCTAA
- a CDS encoding type II toxin-antitoxin system PemK/MazF family toxin → MIVRRGDIFFADLSPVVGSEQGGIRPVLIVQNDIGNKYSPTVICAAITSQMNKAKLPTHIALSSAVYALPKDSVVLLEQIRTIDKQRLREKLCCLDDAMMRRVDRSLLISLGLK, encoded by the coding sequence ATGATTGTCAGACGAGGAGATATATTTTTTGCAGACCTCAGCCCTGTGGTGGGCAGCGAGCAGGGCGGCATCCGTCCCGTTTTAATCGTGCAGAATGATATCGGGAACAAATACAGCCCGACAGTAATCTGCGCCGCCATCACCTCTCAGATGAACAAGGCGAAGCTGCCGACGCACATCGCGCTTTCCTCCGCGGTATATGCACTGCCGAAGGATTCCGTTGTGCTGCTGGAGCAGATTCGCACGATTGACAAGCAGCGCCTGCGGGAAAAGCTTTGCTGTCTGGATGATGCTATGATGCGGCGAGTTGACCGCAGCCTTCTCATCAGCCTTGGGCTGAAATGA
- a CDS encoding sodium-dependent transporter, with amino-acid sequence MSTTENRGQFGSKLGFILSAAGSAVGLGNIWKFPGKAYNCGGGAFLLVYIIMVALIGTTVMMAEFTVGRNAHKNALGSFRAISQKWGFAGGLGVLTGFIILCYYCQVGGWTMKYIYAYIAEAKMVYADPTAYFLGMLGANGFPLQGAVIFPLIFLFLTAFILSHGTAGIEKMSKVLMPLLFVLLIGLMIRSCTLPGADAGLKYMLNVDFSTINSNAILVALGQAFFSLSLGMGIMVTYASYLSDEDNLISNTGIVCVLDTLVALFAGFMIIPAVFATGIDPGMGGGFAFATLAGVFEAIPGGTLFGLLFYFLLFFAAVTSSTSIMEGTIAFLIEEKGLKRNHALLGTSVVVFIIGVFYTLSQVYMNIKGIWVSKNGIEYPIFGDFLEYLTDRLLLPLGALFSVICVGWVWSPEKSVEEATSHGRFKFSLAPVYKFMVKIVDPIAIGVIIVAGLVFGMSIS; translated from the coding sequence ATGTCTACAACTGAAAATCGCGGTCAATTTGGTTCAAAGCTAGGCTTTATCCTGTCCGCAGCAGGTTCTGCTGTAGGTCTGGGTAACATCTGGAAGTTCCCCGGCAAAGCGTATAATTGCGGCGGCGGTGCTTTCCTGTTGGTTTACATCATCATGGTTGCTCTGATCGGTACCACAGTTATGATGGCAGAATTTACGGTAGGTCGTAACGCACACAAAAATGCACTCGGTTCCTTCCGCGCCATCAGCCAGAAATGGGGCTTTGCAGGCGGTCTCGGCGTTCTGACAGGCTTCATCATCCTTTGTTACTATTGTCAGGTTGGCGGCTGGACTATGAAATACATCTACGCTTACATTGCAGAAGCAAAGATGGTATACGCTGATCCTACGGCTTACTTCCTTGGCATGCTGGGCGCAAACGGCTTCCCTCTGCAGGGTGCTGTTATTTTCCCTCTGATTTTCCTGTTCCTGACAGCCTTCATTCTGAGTCACGGTACAGCAGGTATCGAAAAGATGTCCAAGGTTCTGATGCCCTTACTGTTTGTACTGCTGATTGGTCTGATGATTCGCTCCTGCACACTGCCCGGCGCTGACGCAGGTCTGAAATACATGCTGAATGTTGATTTCTCTACTATCAACAGCAACGCTATTCTGGTTGCTCTGGGTCAGGCATTCTTCTCGCTCTCTCTTGGTATGGGTATCATGGTTACATACGCTTCCTATCTGTCTGATGAAGATAACCTGATTTCCAACACCGGTATCGTTTGCGTACTGGATACTCTGGTTGCTCTGTTCGCAGGCTTCATGATTATCCCCGCTGTATTCGCTACAGGCATCGACCCCGGTATGGGCGGCGGCTTCGCATTCGCAACACTGGCAGGCGTATTTGAAGCAATCCCCGGCGGTACACTGTTCGGTCTCTTGTTCTACTTCCTGCTGTTCTTCGCAGCAGTAACCTCCTCTACTTCCATCATGGAAGGTACGATTGCATTCCTGATTGAGGAAAAAGGTCTTAAGAGAAACCATGCACTGCTTGGTACATCCGTTGTTGTATTCATCATCGGCGTATTCTACACACTGTCTCAGGTTTACATGAACATCAAGGGTATCTGGGTTTCCAAGAACGGTATCGAATACCCCATCTTCGGCGACTTCCTGGAATACCTGACAGACAGACTGCTGCTGCCTCTGGGCGCACTGTTCTCCGTAATTTGTGTTGGTTGGGTTTGGAGCCCTGAAAAATCCGTAGAGGAAGCTACTTCTCACGGCAGATTCAAATTCTCCCTGGCACCTGTTTACAAATTCATGGTAAAAATCGTTGACCCTATCGCAATCGGTGTTATCATCGTTGCAGGTCTGGTATTCGGTATGTCTATTTCCTAA
- the scfA gene encoding six-cysteine ranthipeptide SCIFF, whose product MSRIKTIATRDLNKSVQNGGCGECQTSCQSACKTSCGVANQPCEKQ is encoded by the coding sequence ATGAGCAGAATTAAAACTATCGCAACACGCGATTTGAACAAATCCGTACAGAACGGTGGCTGCGGCGAATGCCAGACATCTTGCCAGTCCGCTTGCAAAACATCCTGCGGCGTAGCAAACCAGCCTTGCGAAAAACAGTAA
- a CDS encoding manganese catalase family protein, with product MWIYEKKLEFPVKITKPDARLAKIMIEQYGGADGELGASLRYLSQKFTMVTPEAKATLNDIATEEYECHIYQLSPSYSRITN from the coding sequence ATGTGGATTTATGAAAAGAAATTGGAATTTCCTGTGAAGATTACAAAACCCGATGCGAGACTTGCGAAAATCATGATTGAACAATATGGGGGTGCAGATGGCGAGCTGGGTGCATCCCTGCGGTATCTCAGCCAGAAATTTACGATGGTAACGCCCGAGGCAAAAGCAACGCTGAATGACATTGCTACAGAGGAATACGAGTGTCACATCTATCAACTATCCCCTTCATACAGCAGAATCACAAACTAA
- a CDS encoding spore coat protein CotJB, whose product MNQEELLKSLMELDFIAVDLGLFLNTHPDDSDAIAAYNQVITAADTVRMKYEETFGPLCSFRSYAANTQAWQWMENPWPWQNDANFSLAGKECK is encoded by the coding sequence ATGAATCAGGAGGAATTATTGAAATCCTTGATGGAGCTTGACTTTATTGCTGTAGACTTGGGGCTTTTTCTGAATACGCACCCCGATGACAGCGATGCCATTGCAGCATACAATCAGGTCATCACTGCCGCTGACACGGTTCGTATGAAATACGAGGAGACATTTGGGCCTCTTTGCTCCTTCCGCAGCTATGCCGCCAATACACAGGCTTGGCAGTGGATGGAAAATCCATGGCCTTGGCAGAACGATGCCAATTTTTCTCTGGCAGGAAAGGAGTGTAAATAA
- a CDS encoding spore coat associated protein CotJA, whose protein sequence is MREMCRNFACNQHCRQNNTETASATLTPATMIGNCNACVLEQIGPAQAMVPFQPYEAPMEAEQSLICGTVFADLAIPYCSGWNLYRFGRGAEV, encoded by the coding sequence ATGAGAGAAATGTGCAGAAACTTCGCCTGTAATCAGCATTGCAGACAAAACAACACAGAGACCGCTTCCGCCACGCTGACACCGGCTACCATGATAGGAAATTGCAACGCCTGCGTGCTGGAGCAAATTGGGCCGGCGCAGGCTATGGTGCCCTTCCAGCCCTATGAAGCACCGATGGAGGCTGAGCAAAGCCTTATCTGCGGCACGGTCTTTGCCGATCTGGCTATCCCCTATTGCTCCGGCTGGAATCTTTATCGTTTCGGAAGGGGGGCAGAGGTATGA
- a CDS encoding LCP family protein — MGEKREYRRRRRPPEEMELQQRQVRRRQTQEPHRQPRRHRSVQEEQPYIDPRRVAQGRRMSRRKAERKKRRRRNILVVILLLLLLVAAYAGAKIWVAVQQWENKAEKSDFTTSDTTDPEEDEIINVAVFGTDEDGVRADVNMVASFNTGTKELHFISVPRDSKVIMTKEMTDYLESKNAYVPEQNGVYGQCKLTELHAYAGENNRCAFSVAMLEEILGMKMDYYVKVDLSAFRQIVDAVGGVDFNVEERLYYVDPYQDLYIDLYPGMQHLDGDKAEQLVRFRDGYVQKDLKRIEVQQQFIQALIEKVCSSDTLMRNLNDLVKVALDCTESNISVSEALKYVKYVKALDPAKITSDTVPYLGNPGRYVELDEDGIKELVNERIYGIAPQSSTEEQEENQFNESNQEGNQLNEDV; from the coding sequence ATGGGTGAAAAGAGAGAATACAGAAGACGGCGCAGACCTCCCGAGGAGATGGAGCTGCAGCAGCGGCAGGTACGCCGCAGGCAGACGCAGGAGCCACACAGACAGCCGCGCAGGCACAGAAGTGTGCAGGAGGAGCAGCCGTATATCGACCCGCGTCGGGTGGCGCAGGGCAGAAGAATGTCCCGCAGAAAGGCAGAGCGGAAGAAACGGCGGCGCAGAAATATTCTGGTAGTGATTTTGCTGCTGCTGCTTCTGGTAGCGGCGTATGCCGGCGCGAAAATCTGGGTTGCGGTGCAGCAATGGGAAAATAAAGCGGAAAAATCCGATTTTACAACATCGGATACGACCGACCCAGAGGAGGATGAAATCATCAATGTTGCCGTTTTTGGTACGGATGAGGATGGTGTCCGCGCGGATGTAAATATGGTCGCAAGCTTTAATACCGGCACGAAGGAGCTGCATTTTATCTCTGTTCCCAGAGATTCCAAGGTCATCATGACAAAGGAAATGACCGATTATCTGGAAAGCAAAAATGCCTATGTCCCCGAACAGAACGGCGTTTACGGGCAGTGCAAGCTGACAGAGCTGCATGCCTATGCAGGCGAAAATAACCGCTGTGCATTCTCCGTTGCCATGCTGGAGGAAATCCTCGGCATGAAGATGGATTATTATGTGAAGGTTGATTTGTCTGCCTTCCGCCAGATTGTCGATGCCGTCGGCGGCGTGGATTTTAATGTAGAAGAAAGATTGTATTATGTAGACCCTTATCAGGATTTGTATATCGACCTGTACCCCGGAATGCAGCATTTGGATGGGGATAAGGCAGAGCAGCTGGTTCGTTTCAGAGACGGCTATGTGCAGAAGGATTTGAAGCGTATCGAGGTGCAGCAGCAGTTCATTCAGGCATTGATTGAAAAGGTATGCAGCTCGGATACCCTGATGCGGAATCTGAACGATCTGGTAAAGGTTGCGCTGGATTGCACCGAAAGTAATATTTCCGTGTCCGAAGCGCTGAAGTATGTGAAATATGTGAAGGCCTTAGACCCTGCAAAGATTACCAGTGATACCGTTCCCTATCTGGGTAATCCCGGAAGATATGTCGAGCTGGATGAGGATGGTATTAAGGAATTGGTGAATGAGCGTATTTACGGCATTGCACCCCAAAGCAGCACGGAGGAGCAGGAAGAAAATCAGTTCAACGAAAGCAATCAAGAAGGCAATCAGCTGAATGAGGACGTATAA
- a CDS encoding LTA synthase family protein produces the protein MKDPERTSYLNKAKKFLSTPAGIALTLLCAAVFITGIVYLITTTKILYVGWNILHAPTMLLLNILPVLLALLLFFFLTRKIGFSCSLVGIVLIFFAVVDRVKVSMRQEPLLPTDLTLAKEVIAILKTFPVYQLVLIGVMLIVFAALPVCSFLKSKAIVLPPLPRILGLVLVLACGFGANHLWYANQTLYDSYPTVDNPYFQVNQYNTRGMIYSFLHQFNIMQVQAPEGYTAADIRTLEDTDWTPSVSTEKRPHIIMIMGEAFSDLSENAHLDFTGYRDPMKNWKEICAEEGTISGHIVVPNFGGGTSNTEYDVLTGCATRYLGSSLPSYSFIHSDFDGMPRQLQKLGYETLSIHPGYAWFYNRQNVYPDLGFAASYFLEDSFDLATQGYGGYVNETATMDKIIETLDTHIKETDTPLFSFTVTIQNHGPYEKKYGTLEQNFSSDIELNETQTDLLTQYFQGIGDADEQIGRLKEYAEGSDEPIVLVYFGDHLPGFSNGMEFFDLLDYPIDANGSPEEQLAVYETPYLIWQNESAKALENTKTVAEIGLPEDGLISSQFLGSAVLELFLSDYESPLQHENNQLRRELPVCAKNIYVDANGIYKTEISEEQQKTLQRLINWQYYKLFDEKNP, from the coding sequence ATGAAGGACCCCGAAAGGACTTCTTACCTTAATAAGGCAAAAAAATTTCTTTCCACGCCCGCCGGCATTGCGCTCACACTTCTCTGCGCCGCCGTTTTCATCACGGGCATTGTTTATCTCATCACCACAACGAAGATTTTATATGTCGGCTGGAACATTCTGCATGCGCCCACAATGCTGCTGCTGAATATTCTGCCGGTGCTGCTGGCATTACTGCTGTTTTTCTTTCTGACCAGAAAAATCGGCTTTTCATGCAGTCTGGTCGGGATTGTGCTGATATTCTTTGCGGTTGTTGACCGTGTGAAGGTTTCCATGCGGCAGGAGCCGCTTCTGCCGACGGATCTGACCTTGGCAAAGGAGGTCATCGCCATTCTGAAAACCTTCCCCGTTTATCAGCTAGTGCTGATTGGGGTCATGCTGATTGTATTCGCGGCGCTTCCGGTATGTAGCTTTCTGAAATCGAAGGCTATTGTACTGCCACCTCTGCCGCGGATTCTAGGACTTGTGCTTGTGCTTGCCTGCGGCTTTGGGGCAAATCACCTCTGGTATGCGAATCAAACGCTGTATGACAGCTATCCGACTGTGGACAATCCTTATTTTCAGGTGAACCAATACAACACACGCGGCATGATTTATTCCTTCCTGCATCAGTTCAACATCATGCAGGTTCAAGCACCCGAAGGATATACTGCGGCGGACATACGGACACTGGAGGACACCGATTGGACACCCTCTGTCAGCACAGAAAAGCGTCCGCACATCATTATGATTATGGGCGAAGCATTTTCCGACCTGAGCGAAAATGCGCATCTGGATTTTACGGGCTACCGCGACCCGATGAAAAACTGGAAGGAAATCTGCGCGGAGGAAGGCACCATCAGCGGGCATATCGTTGTGCCGAACTTCGGCGGCGGCACCTCCAATACGGAATATGATGTGCTGACAGGCTGTGCAACACGATATCTCGGCAGCTCTTTGCCCTCCTACAGCTTTATCCACAGCGATTTTGACGGCATGCCCCGCCAGCTGCAAAAGCTTGGCTACGAAACGCTTTCCATTCACCCCGGCTATGCATGGTTTTATAACCGCCAGAATGTATATCCCGATCTGGGGTTTGCAGCCTCTTATTTCTTAGAGGATTCCTTCGACCTTGCGACGCAGGGCTATGGCGGCTATGTGAACGAAACGGCAACAATGGATAAAATCATCGAAACACTGGATACGCACATCAAGGAAACGGATACACCGCTGTTTTCCTTTACGGTAACAATTCAGAACCACGGACCTTATGAGAAAAAATACGGCACACTGGAGCAGAACTTCTCCAGCGATATTGAGCTGAACGAAACGCAGACAGACCTGCTGACGCAGTATTTCCAAGGAATTGGGGATGCGGATGAGCAAATCGGGCGTTTGAAGGAATATGCAGAAGGCTCCGATGAGCCCATTGTTCTGGTTTATTTCGGCGACCACCTGCCCGGTTTTTCCAACGGGATGGAGTTTTTCGACCTGCTGGATTACCCCATTGATGCCAACGGCTCGCCGGAGGAACAGCTTGCCGTTTACGAAACACCCTACCTCATCTGGCAAAACGAAAGCGCAAAAGCACTCGAAAATACAAAAACGGTAGCGGAAATCGGCCTGCCGGAGGACGGACTCATCAGCTCGCAGTTCCTCGGCTCTGCTGTGCTGGAGCTATTCTTGTCTGACTATGAATCCCCTTTGCAGCATGAAAATAATCAGTTACGCAGAGAATTGCCTGTTTGTGCAAAAAATATCTATGTTGATGCAAACGGAATCTACAAAACAGAAATTTCCGAAGAACAGCAGAAAACGCTGCAACGCTTGATAAACTGGCAATATTACAAGCTTTTTGACGAAAAGAACCCTTAA
- a CDS encoding LolA family protein: MKRFFSLFLSFVLLFAVCACSREKNLTELEEIQQQLAEMEGYACTATLIRQTENGEKIYETKQYYKSTGEYRLELTAPETVAGNYTVFDGDRICQYNPRVNDRIIRDVPESQHRSELFLGQFIRNYMQSEGVSVETASFDSSKCVVLEAVIPGNDDGLATEKLWIDRESLLPVRFVIYDADDKERYRMDYHEFTFHPQFDADTFRITE, encoded by the coding sequence ATGAAACGATTTTTCTCACTTTTTCTTTCCTTCGTTCTGCTTTTTGCCGTCTGTGCGTGCAGTCGGGAGAAAAACCTGACGGAGCTTGAGGAAATCCAACAGCAGCTTGCCGAAATGGAGGGCTATGCCTGCACGGCAACGCTCATCCGCCAGACAGAAAACGGCGAAAAGATCTATGAGACCAAGCAATACTACAAATCCACGGGGGAATATCGCTTGGAGCTGACCGCACCGGAGACCGTTGCCGGCAACTACACCGTTTTTGACGGCGACCGCATCTGTCAGTACAACCCCAGAGTGAATGACCGCATCATCCGAGATGTGCCCGAATCACAGCACCGCAGTGAGCTGTTTCTGGGGCAGTTTATCAGAAACTATATGCAATCGGAGGGGGTCAGCGTGGAAACGGCTTCGTTTGATTCCTCCAAGTGCGTAGTGCTTGAGGCTGTCATTCCCGGCAACGATGACGGACTTGCCACAGAAAAACTCTGGATTGACCGTGAAAGCCTGCTGCCCGTCCGTTTTGTCATTTATGATGCAGATGACAAGGAGCGCTACCGAATGGACTATCACGAATTTACCTTCCATCCGCAATTCGATGCCGATACCTTCCGAATTACGGAATAA
- the scfB gene encoding thioether cross-link-forming SCIFF peptide maturase produces MVHQYKLNGYNIVLDTCSGSIHSVDDLAYDVIGMIREYTQGDIIDAMLEKYDDVTAEDVQECIDDVVALRRAGKLFTPDNYEHLAYDFKARNTVIKALCLHVAHTCNLNCSYCFASQGKYQGERALMTFEVGKRAIDFLIENSGTRRNLEVDFFGGEPLMNWDVVKQVVAYAREQEKLHDKNFRFTLTTNGMLIDDEVIEFANKEMHNVVLSLDGRREVHDHLRKDYAGNGSYDRIVPKFQEFVKKRGDKNYYMRGTFTHNNVDFTNDLFHMADLGFTELSMEPVVCAPDDPYALTEEDKLILFEQYELLAKEMLKRKKEGRPLTFYHYMLDLEHGPCIYKRISGCGSGTEYMAVTPWGELYPCHQFVGDEKYSMGDIWKGVTNKEVQDEFKCCNAYAREGCKDCWAKLYCSGGCAANAYHATGSITGIYEYGCDLFKKRIECAIMMKVSEASE; encoded by the coding sequence ATGGTACATCAATATAAATTGAATGGTTACAACATCGTGCTGGACACCTGCAGTGGCTCCATCCATAGCGTAGATGATCTGGCGTATGATGTCATCGGCATGATTCGCGAGTATACGCAGGGGGATATCATTGATGCCATGCTCGAAAAATATGACGATGTCACAGCGGAGGATGTGCAGGAATGTATTGACGATGTGGTGGCACTCAGACGGGCAGGCAAGCTGTTTACGCCCGATAATTATGAACATCTGGCGTATGATTTCAAGGCGAGAAATACGGTGATTAAGGCATTGTGCCTGCATGTTGCACACACCTGCAACCTAAACTGTTCCTATTGCTTTGCCAGTCAGGGTAAATATCAGGGGGAACGTGCGCTCATGACATTTGAGGTCGGCAAGCGTGCGATTGATTTTCTGATTGAAAATTCCGGCACAAGAAGAAACCTTGAGGTGGACTTTTTCGGCGGCGAGCCCTTGATGAACTGGGATGTGGTAAAGCAGGTGGTTGCGTATGCAAGAGAGCAGGAAAAGCTGCATGATAAAAACTTCCGCTTTACGCTGACCACAAACGGGATGCTGATTGATGATGAGGTTATCGAGTTTGCAAACAAGGAAATGCACAATGTTGTGCTTTCTCTGGACGGCAGAAGGGAAGTGCATGACCATCTGCGCAAGGATTATGCAGGCAACGGCAGCTATGACCGCATTGTGCCGAAATTTCAGGAATTTGTGAAAAAGCGTGGGGATAAAAACTACTATATGCGTGGTACCTTTACCCATAATAATGTAGATTTTACGAATGATCTGTTCCACATGGCGGATCTGGGTTTTACGGAGCTGAGCATGGAGCCTGTTGTCTGCGCGCCTGATGACCCGTATGCGCTGACAGAAGAGGATAAGCTCATTCTTTTCGAGCAGTATGAGCTGCTGGCGAAGGAAATGCTGAAGCGTAAAAAAGAGGGCAGACCGCTGACCTTCTATCATTATATGCTGGATTTGGAGCATGGCCCCTGTATCTATAAGAGAATTTCCGGCTGTGGCAGCGGCACGGAATATATGGCAGTGACCCCTTGGGGCGAGCTGTATCCCTGCCACCAGTTTGTCGGGGATGAAAAATACAGCATGGGCGATATCTGGAAGGGTGTTACCAATAAAGAGGTGCAGGATGAATTCAAGTGCTGCAACGCCTACGCCAGAGAGGGCTGTAAGGATTGCTGGGCGAAGCTGTATTGCTCCGGTGGCTGTGCGGCAAATGCGTACCATGCAACAGGCAGCATTACAGGCATTTATGAATATGGCTGCGATTTATTCAAAAAGAGAATCGAATGTGCCATCATGATGAAGGTAAGCGAGGCAAGCGAGTAA